The window AGACACAGGgacaacttgcctccagcattcttcaAGAGTCTTAAACCATCATCCAGAAGGGCATCCAAATAATGCAATTTGCCATCCcgatctagaagggagcacagatcagaaccatttccctgGTGTGTTGTGGCCCCCTCTGCCTCAGATAACAGGGCACTGCAAGtgggttgggtaaggctgtgggagccagatgtgaatggacgtggccaaagctgcacaggggcctcgggagctctgggcaggctcctggccaatCCCCAtgctctttgcaggccctgtgtaacatccctggtgaggtggctggagcagcccagggtgcatttgggctctcccactcccagagctaaaactcttgctaaagcactagtgaaaaaatgcagcaggcactACCACaatcatccctccctccctctgccctctctccctcccttcctaatttcttctctccctctattcctcctccccctgaaattcctccctgaatGGAAAGGACATAAGCAGGcccctcaggacacactggagccttcctgtcctgctctgtcaaTTCCCCACCATGGGAATGCAGTCGCTCCTAGGTTTCAGGATCTGCCTCCcacgcagggaccccagcaggactgctcagtaccgagtgccctgagcctgcttgggataattcccctgggctgtgccagtcttgtctgagctgtgcccgcactgccaggcagcagagagggcagctcaaaccATAGCAGGTCTCAagtccagaggcacagcaattacctcccatgcctgtgcctggcatcgcctctcttcctgcagccgaggctggcatggagccagtgcttccttcgggaaacgccgccttctgtacagcctctccatccacttgtggagaaaggaaaagcaacagctcATCAGGTAAGACTGATTCCCACTGGAGAGGCGGCATCTTCAAGAGGCAATTCTTGTCAAAGACATATACATCCTAGGTAGGACAGGGCCCACTTTCATCAAAACACCCGCCATTAGTGATCAGTCTGGAGACTGCAAAAccgcaggggatctcagggtgggcatggcctgtggtgcagtttgggctgcctgtcagctgatgccaaatgccttcctgaagaggctgggcagaagttacagccaggccaggctgggaagcagccctgcagggcgtgaaagcagcagtgtggcagcgaggctgccatggatcccttcccgctgtgccaggcacggcgtgtccagatgtgcagccaaagcccccggctgctgagtcccaggggaagcatgcgGGAAATCCCCCCaccttgtcttgtctgcaggggttccttcagctctttcctCATCAGTTTAGATGGTTCCAGGGAGATCTTATCTGTTGTGTCTAGGATCTTCCCTGTTGGagaaccttagagaaaaatagttccatttcccaggaatggatcccacaaaagcagggctcagcctgtggggtcagcagggacacactactcacccctgccatgggagctggacttatgtgcagcatccaaggtaggagctggagaagtcctccctggagacacatctgtaacacaacagccacagaagcttctgtcacctggtgcctgcctgGTTGTCAGCAATCCCTCCTTGCaagcacactgagaacatacctgcaggaggctccaagggcttcaaaactttattcatccaaggtAATGGAGACACCTTTCCAgaacctcatctagaacggagcacggatgagaacatttttcagtgtgtgctgggatccccttctgccacagagaactgtgcactgcaagggggtcgggtaaggccgtgggagctagacatgaatggacatggccaaagctgttggggcctggggagctctgggctggctcctgattaccctccacactctttccctgccctcaccAACATctctgggaggggtggctggagcagcacagggctccGAGgatctctccctcacacacagaggaaatcctccctaaaacatgggggcaaactgcagcaggcagtgccacagctatccctccctacctccctctgtccctcctgccctccttctgctgggacagctctcagatcccaagggcaaacagccaggccctctcaggacacactggagccttcctctccccctctgtcctttccccaccgtgggcaccccatgcagtcgctgccaggtttcaggacatgtctcccatggagggaccccagcaggactgctcagaacccgagtgccctgagcctgctcgggataattcccctgggctgtgctgctctagtccaagctgtgcctgcactgccaagcagcagagagggcagctcaagcctcagcagggctcaggcccagaggcacagcaattacctcctgtgcctgtgcctggcatggcctcccttcctgcagcagaggctggcacggaaccactgcttcctccgggaaatgcttctttctccacaggctctcctttgatttctggaaaatggaaaagagacagctgcatcagatgaaaacattcctgactgggaatggggaaggggacaatttcaggaggcatcacttgtgaaaggaatgcataaggatcagaaaacacccaggattttgggacaacccaaggctgcttccttccccaaacagccccaacatctgatctgcctggacaccaggaaattgcaggggatctgagggtgggcatggactgtggtgcaattggggctgcctgtcagctgatgacaaatgccttcctgcagaggctgggcagaagctgcagccaggccaggctgggaaacagccctgcagggcgtgaaagcagcagcggggcagcgaggctgccatggatcccttccagctgtgccgggcatggcgcgtccagatgtgcagccaaagcctctggctgctgagacccaggggaagaatgagggaaatgcacccaccttgccttctctgcagacgttccctcagcatttgccacatgatttctaatgggtccaggaatttcttgtctgccatgtctttgatctcttctggtggaggaccttaagagaaagtagttccatttcccaggaatggaccccacaaaagcagggctcagcctttggggtcagcagggacacactactcacccctgccatgggagctggctttttgtgcagcatccaaggtaggagttggtggagTTGTCCCTTCAGACACGGCTGTAAAAcagcagccacagaagcttctgtcacctggttcttaccagtcagtcaaacattacgccttggtgggacagtgagaacatacctgcagaatgcctagagggcttcacaacttcagagcgccaggctaatggaggaaccgtcccagcatcccagtctggaagcaaaccaagatgagaactgtttccattgtgtgccagggctggctctggccctgggccggaggcagggctcctgctcggggctgatcctgtgccttgggcctctgggcactcagggccagctccgcagcagctgcagcgccagggacgttgctgcaccagtcccgtttcaccggggctctgaaccagctccagaggcctggaagccgaggcgcctccagctttggctgctgccgggccgggcaagggcaggccctgggggaagagctgctgccacacagccctggccagggctgagcctggcacagcaattacctgctgtgcctgtgcctgtgtctggctttgccttcctccctgcagctgtggcTCGCAttgaagatggagtgcttccttcaggaattgccaccttccactgaagcactatgtccatctcttgagaaaggaagggagacagctgcatcagatggagctgttccccacttgggtggtggcatcagaggtaatatttgtgaaatttatggtgcaggaaaatggccaggttacagtggcatgatgtgagcacttccagctccaaacagacacccttttcctaatctgcagggctggatatagtgggggatctcagggtgtgttacagtttgggcatggcctgtcagctgatgccaaatgccttcctacagaggctgggcagaaactgcagccaggccaggctggcaaacagccctgcagggcgt of the Passer domesticus isolate bPasDom1 chromosome 9, bPasDom1.hap1, whole genome shotgun sequence genome contains:
- the LOC135307208 gene encoding uncharacterized protein LOC135307208 codes for the protein MQDTTEKISLEPSKQMRQVLKKMLQGGQEMKGEPVQMEAFPGGSSGSVPASAAGREAMPGTGTGDEVASPSAWMNKDLKPLEPPADVSPGRTSPAPTLDFALKPSSHHSGTPTGKIQDTTDKMSLQPSKQMRQDLKEPLQTREEMDIVLQWKVAIPEGSTPSSMRATAAGRKAKPDTGTGTADWDAGTVPPLAWRSEVVKPSRHSAAVSEGTTPPTPTLDAAQKASSHGRGPPPEEIKDMADKKFLDPLEIMWQMLRERLQRRQEIKGEPVEKEAFPGGSSGSVPASAAGREAMPGTGTGDEVLERCLHYLG